A single genomic interval of Theropithecus gelada isolate Dixy chromosome 16, Tgel_1.0, whole genome shotgun sequence harbors:
- the CD300LG gene encoding CMRF35-like molecule 9 isoform X3, whose protein sequence is MRLLVLLWGCLVLPGYEALEGPKEISGFEGDTVSLRCTYREELRDHRKYWCRKGGLLFPRCSGTIYAGKEGQETMEGRVSIHDSRQELSLIVTLWNLTLQDAGKYWCGVEKRGPDESLLISLFVSPASPGLYPAGTTAKQGKTGAEATPFPGTSRYGHERTSQYAATSPHAATSPPAGSSRPPKQLDSTSAEDASPALSSGSSKPRVSIPMVRILAPVLVLLSLLSAAGLIAFSSHLLLWRKEARQDMETQRNEKVYLSHLNSLMFSLSLPWL, encoded by the exons ATGCGGCTTCTGGTCCTGCTATGGGGTTGCCTGGTGCTCCCAG GTTATGAAGCCCTGGAGGGCCCGAAGGAAATCAGTGGGTTCGAAGGGGACACTGTATCCCTGCGGTGCACCTATAGGGAAGAGCTGAGGGACCACCGGAAGTACTGGTGCAGGAAGGGTGGGCTCCTCTTCCCTCGCTGCTCTGGCACCATCTATGCAGGAAAAGAAGGCCAAGAGACGATGGAGGGCAGGGTGTCCATCCATGACAGCCGCCAGGAGCTCTCGCTAATTGTGACACTGTGGAACCTCACCCTACAAGACGCTGGGAAGTACTGGTGTGGGGTCGAAAAACGGGGCCCCGATGAGTCTTTACTGATTTCTCTGTTCGTCTCTCCAG CTTCTCCTGGGCTCTACCCAGCAGGAACCACAGCCAAGCAGGGGAAGACAGGGGCTGAGGCCACTCCATTCCCAGGGACTTCCCGGTACGGGCACGAAAGAACTTCTCAGTACGCAGCAACCTCTCCTCATGCAGCGACCTCTCCTCCTGCAGGGAGCTCCCGCCCCCCGAAGCAGCTGGACTCCACCTCAGCAGAGGATGCCAGTCCAGCTCTCAGCAGTGGCAGCTCTAAGCCCAG GGTGTCCATCCCAATGGTCCGCATACTGGCCCCAGTCCTGGTGCTGCTGAGCCTTCTGTCAGCCGCAGGCCTGATCGCCTTCAGCAGCCACCTGCTCCTGTGGAGAAAGGAAG CTCGACAGGACATGGAGACACAGAGGAACGAGAAGGTCTACCTCTCACACTTG AACTCCCTGATGTTTTCTCTGAGCCTTCCTTGGCTCTGA
- the CD300LG gene encoding CMRF35-like molecule 9 isoform X4 yields the protein MRLLVLLWGCLVLPGYEALEGPKEISGFEGDTVSLRCTYREELRDHRKYWCRKGGLLFPRCSGTIYAGKEGQETMEGRVSIHDSRQELSLIVTLWNLTLQDAGKYWCGVEKRGPDESLLISLFVSPGSSRPPKQLDSTSAEDASPALSSGSSKPRVSIPMVRILAPVLVLLSLLSAAGLIAFSSHLLLWRKEARQDMETQRNEKVYLSHLNSLMFSLSLPWL from the exons ATGCGGCTTCTGGTCCTGCTATGGGGTTGCCTGGTGCTCCCAG GTTATGAAGCCCTGGAGGGCCCGAAGGAAATCAGTGGGTTCGAAGGGGACACTGTATCCCTGCGGTGCACCTATAGGGAAGAGCTGAGGGACCACCGGAAGTACTGGTGCAGGAAGGGTGGGCTCCTCTTCCCTCGCTGCTCTGGCACCATCTATGCAGGAAAAGAAGGCCAAGAGACGATGGAGGGCAGGGTGTCCATCCATGACAGCCGCCAGGAGCTCTCGCTAATTGTGACACTGTGGAACCTCACCCTACAAGACGCTGGGAAGTACTGGTGTGGGGTCGAAAAACGGGGCCCCGATGAGTCTTTACTGATTTCTCTGTTCGTCTCTCCAG GGAGCTCCCGCCCCCCGAAGCAGCTGGACTCCACCTCAGCAGAGGATGCCAGTCCAGCTCTCAGCAGTGGCAGCTCTAAGCCCAG GGTGTCCATCCCAATGGTCCGCATACTGGCCCCAGTCCTGGTGCTGCTGAGCCTTCTGTCAGCCGCAGGCCTGATCGCCTTCAGCAGCCACCTGCTCCTGTGGAGAAAGGAAG CTCGACAGGACATGGAGACACAGAGGAACGAGAAGGTCTACCTCTCACACTTG AACTCCCTGATGTTTTCTCTGAGCCTTCCTTGGCTCTGA
- the CD300LG gene encoding CMRF35-like molecule 9 isoform X2, which translates to MRLLVLLWGCLVLPGYEALEGPKEISGFEGDTVSLRCTYREELRDHRKYWCRKGGLLFPRCSGTIYAGKEGQETMEGRVSIHDSRQELSLIVTLWNLTLQDAGKYWCGVEKRGPDESLLISLFVSPGPCCPPSPSPTFQLLATTRLQPKAKTQQTQPPGLTSPGLYPAGTTAKQGKTGAEATPFPGTSRYGHERTSQYAATSPHAATSPPAGSSRPPKQLDSTSAEDASPALSSGSSKPRVSIPMVRILAPVLVLLSLLSAAGLIAFSSHLLLWRKEARQDMETQRNEKVYLSHLNSLMFSLSLPWL; encoded by the exons ATGCGGCTTCTGGTCCTGCTATGGGGTTGCCTGGTGCTCCCAG GTTATGAAGCCCTGGAGGGCCCGAAGGAAATCAGTGGGTTCGAAGGGGACACTGTATCCCTGCGGTGCACCTATAGGGAAGAGCTGAGGGACCACCGGAAGTACTGGTGCAGGAAGGGTGGGCTCCTCTTCCCTCGCTGCTCTGGCACCATCTATGCAGGAAAAGAAGGCCAAGAGACGATGGAGGGCAGGGTGTCCATCCATGACAGCCGCCAGGAGCTCTCGCTAATTGTGACACTGTGGAACCTCACCCTACAAGACGCTGGGAAGTACTGGTGTGGGGTCGAAAAACGGGGCCCCGATGAGTCTTTACTGATTTCTCTGTTCGTCTCTCCAG GACCCTGctgtcctccctccccttctcccacctTCCAGCTTCTGGCTACAACACGCCTGCAGCCCAAGGCAAAAACTCAGCAAACCCAGCCCCCAGGATTGA CTTCTCCTGGGCTCTACCCAGCAGGAACCACAGCCAAGCAGGGGAAGACAGGGGCTGAGGCCACTCCATTCCCAGGGACTTCCCGGTACGGGCACGAAAGAACTTCTCAGTACGCAGCAACCTCTCCTCATGCAGCGACCTCTCCTCCTGCAGGGAGCTCCCGCCCCCCGAAGCAGCTGGACTCCACCTCAGCAGAGGATGCCAGTCCAGCTCTCAGCAGTGGCAGCTCTAAGCCCAG GGTGTCCATCCCAATGGTCCGCATACTGGCCCCAGTCCTGGTGCTGCTGAGCCTTCTGTCAGCCGCAGGCCTGATCGCCTTCAGCAGCCACCTGCTCCTGTGGAGAAAGGAAG CTCGACAGGACATGGAGACACAGAGGAACGAGAAGGTCTACCTCTCACACTTG AACTCCCTGATGTTTTCTCTGAGCCTTCCTTGGCTCTGA
- the CD300LG gene encoding CMRF35-like molecule 9 isoform X1, with the protein MRLLVLLWGCLVLPGYEALEGPKEISGFEGDTVSLRCTYREELRDHRKYWCRKGGLLFPRCSGTIYAGKEGQETMEGRVSIHDSRQELSLIVTLWNLTLQDAGKYWCGVEKRGPDESLLISLFVSPGPCCPPSPSPTFQLLATTRLQPKAKTQQTQPPGLTSPGLYPAGTTAKQGKTGAEATPFPGTSRYGHERTSQYAATSPHAATSPPAGSSRPPKQLDSTSAEDASPALSSGSSKPRVSIPMVRILAPVLVLLSLLSAAGLIAFSSHLLLWRKEARQDMETQRNEKVYLSHLTTEEEEAPSQAPEGDVISMPPLHISEEELGFSKFVSV; encoded by the exons ATGCGGCTTCTGGTCCTGCTATGGGGTTGCCTGGTGCTCCCAG GTTATGAAGCCCTGGAGGGCCCGAAGGAAATCAGTGGGTTCGAAGGGGACACTGTATCCCTGCGGTGCACCTATAGGGAAGAGCTGAGGGACCACCGGAAGTACTGGTGCAGGAAGGGTGGGCTCCTCTTCCCTCGCTGCTCTGGCACCATCTATGCAGGAAAAGAAGGCCAAGAGACGATGGAGGGCAGGGTGTCCATCCATGACAGCCGCCAGGAGCTCTCGCTAATTGTGACACTGTGGAACCTCACCCTACAAGACGCTGGGAAGTACTGGTGTGGGGTCGAAAAACGGGGCCCCGATGAGTCTTTACTGATTTCTCTGTTCGTCTCTCCAG GACCCTGctgtcctccctccccttctcccacctTCCAGCTTCTGGCTACAACACGCCTGCAGCCCAAGGCAAAAACTCAGCAAACCCAGCCCCCAGGATTGA CTTCTCCTGGGCTCTACCCAGCAGGAACCACAGCCAAGCAGGGGAAGACAGGGGCTGAGGCCACTCCATTCCCAGGGACTTCCCGGTACGGGCACGAAAGAACTTCTCAGTACGCAGCAACCTCTCCTCATGCAGCGACCTCTCCTCCTGCAGGGAGCTCCCGCCCCCCGAAGCAGCTGGACTCCACCTCAGCAGAGGATGCCAGTCCAGCTCTCAGCAGTGGCAGCTCTAAGCCCAG GGTGTCCATCCCAATGGTCCGCATACTGGCCCCAGTCCTGGTGCTGCTGAGCCTTCTGTCAGCCGCAGGCCTGATCGCCTTCAGCAGCCACCTGCTCCTGTGGAGAAAGGAAG CTCGACAGGACATGGAGACACAGAGGAACGAGAAGGTCTACCTCTCACACTTG ACtacagaggaagaggaagccCCTTCCCAGGCCCCCGAGGGGGACGTGATCTCGATGCCTCCCCTCCACATATCTGAGGAGGAGCTGGGTTTCTCGAAGTTTGTCTCAGTGTAG